Genomic DNA from Cydia amplana chromosome 9, ilCydAmpl1.1, whole genome shotgun sequence:
GATTTTTGTGTTAAGGACTAGGTCCATGTGAAAATGATTCTTAAATCAAATTGCGTAAGGTCGAGTTTTTCATAATGCAacttttttagtaattagtgcTTCCTATGGAAGTGAACCTCAAGTCAATAGTCACACAAGTACAATACGACCTTTTTGCTAAAAATATTTACCGTAAATGTTCTTGAAGTGTACTTTTGCAGAAGAAAGCCTTAGAACAAAGTTCACAGTGATGCTTCCTTTCTTTTTCATGGACTTGCCGACTGTAACAAACAGATATGGATTATTTTCTGCCGACAAACATATGTAACCTAGCAAATCCCTTGCGCTATgacatggggttcttcaagaagcaggtatttagggttctcagGTCAGCAACGCATATGTGGCTCCTCTGATGTTGCttgtgtccatgggcggcgatgGCTGCTTATTTGCTtcctatttaataaaaaaaaaaattaagaaaatcttAGTTCTTGCTTGAGGCCTTACAATCACCCTGGATCAAATCTCAATTGGCGTGTGGTGGCTGGTTTTAATATTGACAAAGACTGCGTTGCTGAATAGGTATTAACTATTAATTAAAGTAGTGAATTACTTATTTTCACCAATGAATTGAAGTATTCATATTACGTCATATTTTGTGACACTCACATGTGAGTAGAGAGACGACCTACTTCTTGTGGCTGGTCATGTGTTGTTCTAGCATGAATTTTCACACGAAGCAGCGCTTGCACGTGGCGCACCTGAACGGTCAGGCCGATGGGTTGTGTTGAAGCTTGTAACACTCACATGTGTGTAGAGAGATGTCCTTTCGCGCGGAACTTCTTGTGGCAGATCTCGCAGACGAACGCGGCCTGCTGCGTGTGGCTGGTCATGTGCTGGTCAAGCGCGGGTTTGCACACGAAGCGGCGCTCGCACGTGGCGCACCCGAACGGTAAGGCGGATGGGTTGTGGACTTGGAGCTTGTGCACTGATAGGTGGACTACCTCTGGAACAATCAGACAGAATAGATAGACTAATTAAGGAATACTTAGAGGTGTAAAGTAGTGCAACATATTCAAATTTGACAAATGAAATGGTTTATACAGTTTAAATATTACGAGGTGAGTTTTTGGCATCATCTTTAATTCTGAGGGCCTACTGCGAACCACGTTccacgtgttgcctctctgtcgcacttgtaaattgctacgtaagcacagaataaataatagtactaagtacagaagattaTTCACTCtcaaacaaaacgcgtctattaggACAAATATGACCGCCAGGTGGCGCAAGCGAGGAAATCGGCCTGACGCCTGACGTAAGTGTGACAGCGCGGTAGGCCGTCTGTAACTCTAGTACTAAAGAAACTTACAATTACATACACTCCAGGATTATCAAAAGTACCATACCTTTATCACAAATATCACACTTGGCCTTAACACCCAAATGCCTGATCTTGTAATGCCTCCGCCGGCCCCCTCTGGTGATGAACATCTTCGGACAAGCCTTGCACTGCAGCCGCTGCCTCGTGTCTTTAGGCTGGTGGGTAAGCAAGTGCGCCCTCAGGTCCAGCACCGACATGCCGCAGTCTTCACATGTCTGCCGCCCATGTACCACGTTTCTGTTGCTGGTCGGCTTTTTCTTGGGGCTGCTACGTTTTTTACATTTTGGtgctataaaataaacatatacaTTATTTGACTTGAAAACTGTTCAATATTGTTGCTAAAAATAGGATAAAAGATTCAAAAGTGTGCCTTTCTTTATATTGATCCTCAACTTTCATATAATTTCAGTGGTGACATAAAATGGTAGGTAGATAGCGAAATTTAGGGCATTGTATCCTACTAAGCAATAAGTAAAATCCTTGAGTTCATAGTTcccttaccattttttttaaacctatcccagacatttttatattttactttttctAACACACTTAGTGGTTCTTCATCAGAAAATTCATCTTCCGATGTATCTTCATCACTATCATCTGTAACATCTGATGACTCTTCATCCTCAATTGCACTTTCTGCTTCTTCCAACATATTATCATCCCCAACTTGCATTTCTATTTTAATGCAATTTTCAACTAAACTGGGACTATACTCATCTCTTTCCAACAGATTCTTGTGTTCTTTCATTCCATCTCcatcaccctgtatacatagtttttggtcCTCTAGAGATGAAGCTGGGTGCAGAGATTTCAAATATGCATCACTTTTCAAAGAGAGTGCCTTGAATTTGTAAAAAGATATGATTTTTCCAAAGCAGTTGTCACAAAGATTCGTCGTTATTTTGGAGTCTTGAAAAACCTGTAATTATTAGAATTAATCATTTCACAAATGTTAAATAGTTAAATTATTAAGTGATAGTTGAGACGAAACTGTGATTTCCTCCTGATAACACGCGACAAGCGCACATATTCAACTTGAGAGCGGGTGGTGTATGGCTTGAACCCAAATCCAGACTATTTACGAAGTATGTAATATAAGAGCGCCTAGGGCGACATTATTGTCTCAGGCGATATCTCTTTCTATGAAAATTTAAGAAAACAAACGCACAACTTACCTTGATATCTAAACAAAACACCATGATGTCGTAGTAGTTTTTGTTGTCCTCATTAATGTCCTTTTCCAACTCCGAAATATTCTTATTGGCTGGAGTTTCGAGGCAAGTTCTGCACAAATCCATTATGATGAAATGTGTGTTCCACAAGAGAGTTAGCAATGTTCGACAATTTAATATTCAAATCCCacgttaataattaataagacAACAATCAACCAACAAAGAAATTTTACGAAATTCACAACCAACTTTGCGTTAGCGAtgatttgacactgacagctaCACACATAGAGGTGCATGCGTTTCGTTATTGCATACCCAAGGTTTTTTTAACTTTGGTATAAATTAAGTACTTGCACACAGTGCCAACAAGGCAATGTATTAAAAGTCGACACGGACACTGCCAAAAATTAAGGTGGATATTTAATACTGTTTGATTGAATACACTAAGAATACACCTTGGGAAAAATACATGAGTTTGTAATAAAAGGACAACATAATTTCAACatgatttatttcattattCTTGCGCTATCCTAATTTGAGCCTTATGACGTGGAGATAAGGTTGGGTGTGCGTTGTTTCTTGTGCGCGGTGAACTCGTGCCGGTTGCGGTGGTCGGAGCGGCCGAAGCGCACGCCGCAGAACCCGCACGGGTAGCGTTTCTCCTTCGTGTGGCTGACCATGTGGGCCGATAGATACCTGCATCGGTGTAAGTTTATTATAGACACAATGAAAATAAATTGATCAATTGTGAATCTTGTTTCAACGACGAAAGGGCTATCAATGGTCAATGTGTCGTTGTTAGTGTAAAATTAGAACCTGCTAGCGCATTTTGTGCATTATTCAAGCGATTATTTTGGGtacgtttatttttataccggcgatatacaaaaatatagatGAAGCGATATGAGGAATTTATAAGGATTTCGTTCTTGCTATTTTATATATCTATCGCGAATAATTTTAGGCGCGCTTTTGATGTATGTCCGCTTGTGTTAGCAGAAGACACAGAGGTGAACAGTGCTGAGACTGTCGCAAGTACGAGCTCTGTAAGGTTTACCTCAAAAGAAGTTGAGAAAGTAATCAAGAGTATGCAAAGAGGTAAATCGCCAGGGCACGACGGTCTCAGCATTGAGCACCTTAAACATGCTGGAACACACTTGCCTCGTGTTCTAGCCATGTTTTATTCATTGTGTCTAAGTCACACGTATTTGCCGGCACAGCTCACGAGAACAGTAGTAGTCCCTATTCTAAAAAATAAGACTGGTGATCTGTCAGACTCGAGTAATTATAGGCCCATCTCACTAGCAACTATACTGGCTAAAGTTCTTGACAGCTTGCTTAATGCACAACTTTCTAAACACATCAAACTGCACGACGCACAATTCGGCTTTAGGCCGGGGCTGTCGACCGAAAGTGCGATTTTGTGTCTTAAGCAAGCTGTCAGGTACTACAAGGACAGGAACACGCCGATCTATGCGTGCTTCCTGGACTTGTCAAAAGCGTTTGACCTGGTTGTGTACGACAAGTTATGGGATAAGCTTACAAAAACGGGAGTGCCCATTGAATATGTCGCATTGCTTAAACATTGGTACAACAGCCAGGTCAATCGAGTGAGATGGGCCGGAGAGGAGTCGGACGAGTACAGACTACAATGTGGGGTGAGACAGGGAGGGCTAACATCCCCTCTCCTTTTCAACCTCTACGTAAACGAGTTGATCGAGGCACTCAGCAGGGCACATGTCGGTTGCCATATAGGTGATgtgtgttttaataatataagttaCGCGGACGACATGGCCCTGCTGGGGCCTTCGGCTGACGCGGTACGACAGCTCATCAATATATGCGAGGAATATGCCGAGCAGCATGGTCTAAAATACAACACGGCCAAAAGTGAGCTTCTTATTTTCAGAGCTCGTAAGTATAACCCGTCTACGGAGCCGAAGATCATGTTGTGCGGCGCACCCCTAAAAGTTGTAGATCGCTTCAAGTATCTGGGGCATATGCTCACAAACGAGTTGAATGATGATCAGGATCTGGAAAGGGAGAGAAGAGCGACGGCAGTGAGAGGCAACATGCTCGCCCGCAGGTTCGCACGGTGTAATAAATCAGTTAAATTGACGCTCTTTAGAGCTTACTGTCAGACATTCTACACGTGCAGCCTGTGGGTGAAGTTTACACAACGAGCCTATAACGCATTGCGCGTTCAATATAATAACATCTTGAGGATGCTGTTGCGGCTGCCGAAGCACTGCAGTGCGTCCGGCATGTTCGCTGAGGCGCGAGTAGATGACTTTTTCGCCATTAGGCGGAAAAGAATCGCCTCCATGCTGAGACGGGTGCGCGGCAGCAGCAACAGTCTTCTCAGGGTGTTGGCCGAGCGCCTTGACTGCCCGGTTACAAAGTTTTGGGTGGAGGTGGCAATTGGGAGAGCTAAATAGAGCATGGCAACCTGCGCTCCTCGTCTCGCAATGGCCACACATCTGCCAAATACGTAGCTTTTAGTTTTTAgtcataagtttttatttttatattatacatatttttatttcgttctattatttttagtaattaacatagtttttaagattatacctactaataacGCTATGGATCAATgatctgaaataaacgatttttattttattttattttattttatttatttattttcgctATGTATCCAAAAAGGCTACCAGTTTCCAGCATATGGCTGTTTTAAATTAACTTTGACTCCTACAAATGAGTACTGACGTTAAAATTAAATGCAGTCGGGCGACTAAGTaagaaattcaaaatggcggccaaCATTTACCCGGCTTTGATGAAGCTCTTGTCGCACAGTTGGCAGTGGAACTTCTTCTCGTCCGAGTGGATCAGGCGGTGGCTCTTCAACGTGGAGCTCCAGGCGAACGCCTTGCCGCACTCTTCGCACTTGTATGGGCGGTCCTCGGTGTGTCTCCTGTGAGAGTCATAGTTGGCTTCcaatggcattattcataaatgttTGTCTAGTCTAACATAccgtagcaggcgtggctcactccgcgattttctcgcgtcgctacaagtacctacaaggaCATGTCGCGCACCGCCACGGACTAGAGATGCGCAAAACGCTTCCCCGAGTTGAAAATATCACTCATTTCGCTCAGTGGATCTGTAGACTATAATTGTTCACGAGTGAGTAGAGAGAGATGTCAATCAATCAGATACATACAGCCATAACTGCCATAAGGGCGACCAAGATGGCGTATCACGCGATACGATCCCGCCATGTTTTCCCGACACCCTCCGAATTCTTCCGAACCGCTCCGAAACCTATTCGCATCGTCTCACTCGCTTCTCACGCTCGGCTAGCTCATTCGAATCATGAGTGGGG
This window encodes:
- the LOC134650913 gene encoding oocyte zinc finger protein XlCOF6-like isoform X2 gives rise to the protein MDLCRTCLETPANKNISELEKDINEDNKNYYDIMVFCLDIKVFQDSKITTNLCDNCFGKIISFYKFKALSLKSDAYLKSLHPASSLEDQKLCIQGDGDGMKEHKNLLERDEYSPSLVENCIKIEMQVGDDNMLEEAESAIEDEESSDVTDDSDEDTSEDEFSDEEPLSVLEKVKYKNVWDRFKKNAPKCKKRSSPKKKPTSNRNVVHGRQTCEDCGMSVLDLRAHLLTHQPKDTRQRLQCKACPKMFITRGGRRRHYKIRHLGVKAKCDICDKEVVHLSVHKLQVHNPSALPFGCATCERRFVCKPALDQHMTSHTQQAAFVCEICHKKFRAKGHLSTHIRQVHEKERKHHCELCSKAFFCKSTLQEHLRTHGNERVYQCTECGVSFMTKNSLRKHRLVHSDLKRFKCEFCDMSFKLNGDLKTHMITHTKEKRFSCQYCGKRFGRADSCRRHEAGHQKQPAAD
- the LOC134650913 gene encoding gastrula zinc finger protein XlCGF46.1-like isoform X1 yields the protein MDLCRTCLETPANKNISELEKDINEDNKNYYDIMVFCLDIKVFQDSKITTNLCDNCFGKIISFYKFKALSLKSDAYLKSLHPASSLEDQKLCIQGDGDGMKEHKNLLERDEYSPSLVENCIKIEMQVGDDNMLEEAESAIEDEESSDVTDDSDEDTSEDEFSDEEPLSVLEKVKYKNVWDRFKKNAPKCKKRSSPKKKPTSNRNVVHGRQTCEDCGMSVLDLRAHLLTHQPKDTRQRLQCKACPKMFITRGGRRRHYKIRHLGVKAKCDICDKEVVHLSVHKLQVHNPSALPFGCATCERRFVCKPALDQHMTSHTQQAAFVCEICHKKFRAKGHLSTHIRQVHEKERKHHCELCSKAFFCKSTLQEHLRTHGNERVYQCTECGVSFMTKNSLRKHRLVHSDLKRFKCEFCDMSFKLNGYLKLHMITHTREQRYSCQYCGKRFGRADSCRRHEAGHQKQPAAD